The following are encoded together in the Nocardioides okcheonensis genome:
- a CDS encoding flavin-containing monooxygenase: MSDHVDVLIVGAGLSGVGAAAHLAKDLPGVSYAVLERRAASGGTWDLFRYPGVRSDSDMFTLGYRFRPWRGEQALADGASILQYVRDTAAEYGVDERIRYGHHVVGAAWDSATARWTVTSVVDGEERQVTADFLWSCSGYYDYDRGHRPHLEGEERFAGTLVHPQHWPEDLDTTGRRVVVIGSGATAVTLVPALADAGAAHVTMLQRSPTYVLPLAARDGFARAARRVLGERRSYPLVRAKNVAVSTALYQLSRHRPGLVRRLVRKANVALLPAGYDVDTHFRPTYDPWDQRLCLVPDGDLFRAISDGSASVVTDTIRTFTETGIELASGEHLDADVVVTATGLELLLFGGAELSVDGRVVEPSETMAYRAMMLSGVPNFAFTIGYTNASWTLKADLVSEYVVRVLRRMRAEGRRTVVPTPDDSVGRAPLMDFDAGYVRRAAHLLPHQGTSAPWRLKQNYPYDAVQLRRSRLDDGVLTFR; encoded by the coding sequence GTGAGCGACCACGTCGACGTGCTGATCGTCGGGGCCGGGCTGTCCGGCGTCGGCGCCGCGGCCCACCTCGCCAAGGACCTGCCGGGAGTGTCGTACGCCGTGCTGGAGCGGCGTGCGGCCAGCGGGGGGACGTGGGACCTGTTCCGCTATCCCGGCGTGCGCTCCGACTCCGACATGTTCACCCTCGGCTACCGCTTCCGGCCCTGGCGCGGCGAGCAGGCGCTGGCCGACGGCGCGTCGATCCTGCAGTACGTCCGCGACACCGCCGCCGAGTACGGCGTCGACGAGCGGATCCGCTACGGGCACCACGTCGTCGGTGCCGCCTGGGACAGCGCCACCGCGCGCTGGACGGTGACCTCCGTCGTCGACGGCGAGGAGCGGCAGGTCACCGCCGACTTCCTGTGGTCGTGCAGCGGCTACTACGACTACGACCGCGGCCACCGCCCGCACCTCGAGGGCGAGGAGCGCTTCGCCGGCACGCTGGTCCACCCGCAGCACTGGCCCGAGGACCTCGACACCACGGGCAGGCGGGTCGTGGTGATCGGGTCGGGCGCGACCGCGGTGACGCTGGTGCCCGCGCTCGCGGACGCCGGCGCCGCGCACGTCACGATGCTCCAGCGCTCGCCGACGTACGTCCTCCCGCTCGCGGCGCGCGACGGGTTCGCCCGCGCGGCCCGCAGGGTGCTCGGCGAGCGGCGGTCCTACCCGCTCGTCCGCGCCAAGAACGTCGCGGTCTCGACCGCGCTCTACCAGCTCAGCCGCCACCGTCCCGGCCTGGTGCGCCGGCTGGTCCGCAAGGCCAACGTCGCGCTGCTGCCTGCGGGCTACGACGTCGACACCCACTTCCGCCCGACCTACGACCCGTGGGACCAGCGGCTGTGCCTGGTGCCGGACGGCGACCTGTTCCGCGCGATCTCCGACGGCTCCGCGTCGGTCGTCACCGACACGATCCGCACCTTCACCGAGACCGGGATCGAGCTCGCGTCCGGCGAGCACCTCGACGCCGACGTCGTGGTGACCGCCACCGGCCTCGAGCTGCTGCTCTTCGGGGGTGCGGAGCTCAGCGTAGACGGCCGGGTCGTCGAGCCGTCCGAGACGATGGCCTACCGCGCGATGATGCTCTCCGGGGTGCCCAACTTCGCCTTCACCATCGGCTACACCAACGCGTCGTGGACGCTGAAGGCCGACCTCGTCTCGGAGTACGTCGTCCGGGTCCTGCGGCGGATGCGCGCCGAGGGCCGGCGCACCGTCGTCCCGACCCCCGACGACTCGGTGGGACGCGCCCCGCTGATGGACTTCGACGCCGGCTACGTCCGCCGCGCCGCCCACCT